One part of the Macaca nemestrina isolate mMacNem1 chromosome 11 unlocalized genomic scaffold, mMacNem.hap1 SUPER_11_unloc_1, whole genome shotgun sequence genome encodes these proteins:
- the LOC105466252 gene encoding mitotic-spindle organizing protein 2B isoform X1, with product MAAPGAGPGPGSGAPAGLEAARQKLVLRRKKVLSTEEMELYELAQAAGGAIDPDVFKILVDLLKLNVAPLAVFQMLKSMCAGQRLASEPQDPAAVSLPTSTVPETREASFLSARNSSPPASSSFFSSPQPSASPVLLHSLAAAHSPLSPGPPGSLRFSCCLFSPFAGRNKGSTALGGALALAERSSREGSSQRMPRQPSATRLPKGGGPGKSPTRGST from the exons ATGGCGGCGCCGGGCGCAGGGCCTGGGCCGGGGTCCGGGGCGCCCGCGGGGTTGGAGGCGGCCCGGCAGAAGCTGGTGCTGCGGCGGAAGAAGGTGCTGAGCACCGAGGAGATGGAGCTGTACGAGCTGGCGCAGGCGGCGGGCGGCGCCATTGACCCCGACGTGTTCAA GATCCTGGTGGACCTGCTGAAGCTGAACGTGGCCCCCCTCGCCGTCTTCCAGATGCTCAAGTCCATGTGTGCCGGGCAGAGGCTAGCGAGCGAGCCCCAGGACCCTGCGGCCGTGTCTCTGCCCACGTCGACAGTGCCCGAGACCCGAG AGGCCTCCTTTCTCTCTGCCAGGAACAGTAGCCCCCCAGCAAGTTCCTCCTTTTTCTCCAGCCCGCAGCCTTCGGCCTCTCCCGTTCTGCTCCACAGCCTGGCTGCTGCACACTCGCCTCTCTCTCCAGGCCCCCCGGGTTCCCTCCGCTTCTCTTGCTGCCTGTTCTCTCCTTTTGCAG GGAGAAACAAAGGCAGCACTGCCCTCGGGGGAGCGTTGGCCCTGGCGGAACGCAGCAGCCGCGAAGGATCCAGCCAGAGGATGCCACGCCAGCCCAGCGCTACCAGACTGCCCAAGGGAGGCGGGCCTGGGAAGAGCCCTACGCGGGGCAGCACCTAG
- the LOC105466252 gene encoding mitotic-spindle organizing protein 2B isoform X3, translating to MAAPGAGPGPGSGAPAGLEAARQKLVLRRKKVLSTEEMELYELAQAAGGAIDPDVFKEKQRQHCPRGSVGPGGTQQPRRIQPEDATPAQRYQTAQGRRAWEEPYAGQHLGWGRDLSHLCSQQRLRVISFS from the exons ATGGCGGCGCCGGGCGCAGGGCCTGGGCCGGGGTCCGGGGCGCCCGCGGGGTTGGAGGCGGCCCGGCAGAAGCTGGTGCTGCGGCGGAAGAAGGTGCTGAGCACCGAGGAGATGGAGCTGTACGAGCTGGCGCAGGCGGCGGGCGGCGCCATTGACCCCGACGTGTTCAA GGAGAAACAAAGGCAGCACTGCCCTCGGGGGAGCGTTGGCCCTGGCGGAACGCAGCAGCCGCGAAGGATCCAGCCAGAGGATGCCACGCCAGCCCAGCGCTACCAGACTGCCCAAGGGAGGCGGGCCTGGGAAGAGCCCTACGCGGGGCAGCACCTAGGATGGGGCAGAGACTTGTCACATCTTTGTTCCCAGCAAAGGCTACGTGTTATCTCCTTCAGTTGA
- the LOC105466252 gene encoding mitotic-spindle organizing protein 2B isoform X2 encodes MAAPGAGPGPGSGAPAGLEAARQKLVLRRKKVLSTEEMELYELAQAAGGAIDPDVFKILVDLLKLNVAPLAVFQMLKSMCAGQRLASEPQDPAAVSLPTSTVPETRGRNKGSTALGGALALAERSSREGSSQRMPRQPSATRLPKGGGPGKSPTRGST; translated from the exons ATGGCGGCGCCGGGCGCAGGGCCTGGGCCGGGGTCCGGGGCGCCCGCGGGGTTGGAGGCGGCCCGGCAGAAGCTGGTGCTGCGGCGGAAGAAGGTGCTGAGCACCGAGGAGATGGAGCTGTACGAGCTGGCGCAGGCGGCGGGCGGCGCCATTGACCCCGACGTGTTCAA GATCCTGGTGGACCTGCTGAAGCTGAACGTGGCCCCCCTCGCCGTCTTCCAGATGCTCAAGTCCATGTGTGCCGGGCAGAGGCTAGCGAGCGAGCCCCAGGACCCTGCGGCCGTGTCTCTGCCCACGTCGACAGTGCCCGAGACCCGAG GGAGAAACAAAGGCAGCACTGCCCTCGGGGGAGCGTTGGCCCTGGCGGAACGCAGCAGCCGCGAAGGATCCAGCCAGAGGATGCCACGCCAGCCCAGCGCTACCAGACTGCCCAAGGGAGGCGGGCCTGGGAAGAGCCCTACGCGGGGCAGCACCTAG